AACAGACATCTCTGATCCCAAGATACCCAGAGGTCACAGTCAAGGGCTGGTCAGTGAGGAGAGTGGGGGGGATGGTCAGCCTAGGAGGGACAGGAGAGACCACCTACAAGGCAGCTCCTTCATCTCTGGACAGTGTGGGGCAGGACTCTACTGAAAGGCTGCAGCATCATCCAGCCGCGGTCCTGTCGGGAGACAGGTGAGGCAGGGTCCCTGGAGGACAGCGAGCAAATCGACTCACCATAGCCAGTCCAATCAGGACCCCAGAGCTTGAGCCCAGCCAGGGGGCACCCTAGCCACTCAGCACCCCTCCCCGCAGGCAGGTCCATATCACAGTGCTGGCCACAGCATGGTGACCAGCGTCCagccaggggagaggggagaggacacAGGGGACACCCCCCAGCTTTCAGGTCTGGAAGGGAGACCCCAAGGATCCCCTCTAGGAGCCTATGGAGCCGGCCCCTCTCCACAAGAGTCAAGTTCAGGAGCTCTGAGGCCACTCTGTTCTGGAGGGGGTCCCGAGCCTCGCCCCCACGCCCCCTTCAGGCCAGGGTCCTGAACGTGGGGCTGGCTCCTGTCACAGGGCGCTCAGAACCAGGGGAAGAAGGCGACACTGACCAGCAGCTGTGGGTGGTACCCAGGATGATGGGGCAGGACAGGAACGGGGGCAGAGACAAGCCACACGCCCTGGGCCTCAAAGCTGCTGATCCTCACAAGGCAGATCTACCCCTCGCTGCCACCCTGCCCCCAACGAAGCCTCCACCTGGCCACCGGGGGCCTATCCTCAGCCTTGACCCTGGCCTCTGTCATGCTCGGGCCAACGGTCTGCAGAGTCTCCCGAGTGGGCACGGCCAGCCGGGCTGCCCCTTGCTGGAAAAGAATTTCTGCCAACCTTCAGTGCGAGAGACTGAGGGCCACGCCTGCCCACCGCCCTGCACAGGCACCCCTACTGCCCTGCTCTAAGAAAAGGGCCCCGGAGCATCTGCCTCGAGACCAGGAGGCCAGGAGTCAGGGGGAGGCTAGCGGGTGGCCTCATTTCCggggcccagcccagcccataTCACCGAAGGGGCCCTCGCCCGTGGCAGAGCGCGGCGGGGGCCCGCACGGGGTGCAGAGGTCCGAGTCCGTGTCCGACTCGCCCTCCGCGATGTAGGGCCTGACTTTGGCGCATGGAGCGACCGCCGCGTAGCAGCTATTGAGGGCATCCAGGTTCTCCTTGGACTGGGAGATGCTGAACCCACTGAAGGAGCGCTCCAGCTCCTCGTGGTCCACTGATGGAATGGAGATGGATGTGTCACTGTCCCTCAGCGCGCCCTCGTGGGGCCTGCAGGCCGGGGCATCCTCCGGCCTCAGGAACTCCGTGCTGGCCCGGTGGCCCCCGCTGTAAGCGGACAGGGACCGCTCATGGGCAGGTGGCGGCGGGATGCGCACCAGCGAGCTGTGGTCCCCCACGGGTGAGGTGCCGTGGCCTGGGCGGGGGTAACACTGCTGCTGCCACGAGGTGGACGGTGGGCACTGGGCGGGGGGCGCAGGTGGGGGTGCCGCGAAGTTCTTCTGGCCCACGGAGCTGGTGGAGCGGACGAGCTTGATGATGCAGCCGCTCCGGCCACCGTGGTCCCGGCTGTCCTCGGGGCTGTGGTACGGTGGCGCTGGCTCCGGCTCCTTGGCCCCAAAGTAGGCCTCGGTTTCCGTCGGGGGGACACCCATGCGCTGCATGTAGATGTTCACCAGGAAATCCAGCTTCTTCTCCATGGACAGGACCTGTGGGAGGGACTAGTGAGCCATGCTAGATGGTTCccatgctggggtggggggtggggtggggaggacagtCCCTGGAGGTGGGAAGGGCTGGATGCTTCTCATGGCGGGGTCGGGATGCTCTTTGGAGTTGGGGAGGGCAGCAACGCTCCCTGGACAGGTGGGGACCCTAGACACTCCCCAGAGGTGGGGGGACACAGAATGTCACCTACAGAATTGCAGAGGCAATAGAAGGCaggacaccccctcccccagcagctcAGCCTCTGACTGCCCCCATCAGGGTATGTGGCCTCAGGGCTTCAGAGCATGGACACTCTTGCTTCTATGGGCCACTCTGTGGGTTCACCCATAAAGCAAACTCCACAGGGAAGGAATCACCCGTTCCTCTCCTGGGCTCCCAGAAGCAGACCCTCAGCAAAGGGTCTTGTGTGTGGTTCCAGAGGACTTGCTCCCAAGAGAGTAGAGGAAAGTCAGACAAGGTCAGCCAAGTGGGGTGGAGAACCACCACGAAGGCCCTGCAGCAGCGCCCCCCAGGCGAGAAGAGAGCCAGCAAGCCAGTGCTTGGCCTGGGGTCTATAGGCGCTGGCCAGAAGAAGGGAAGTGCCCCAGGCCTGGGAGTGCTCACAGGGTACCCAGGGTCCAGACACCACAGCCCTCAGCTACCCACAAAGCTGGCGCACCCTCCCGCAGCAGCCGCGCTGACACCACGGACCCCCAGCCTCTCCCACCTGCTTCTCCACCTTCCCCAGCCTCCCCATCATGCTGGGGTCCTCGGGCAGCTCCGCCTCCGCCGGGCCCTTGCCTCGGTCTTTGTCCGCCATCGTTGGGCCACGCCCCACGATCTGGTCCACTCTGCCGGAAGAGACCCACCCCGGGCGTGAGGTCGGGTGAGAGCGCCGGGGCCCAAGGCGTCTCCTCCTGGGCCAGGCCGCAGCCCCCAGTTTCAGGCTCCGACTGAGCCAGAGACTACTGAGGGCAGCGAGGAACCAGGACAGACAGACGCCTGGCGCCAGGTCCCCGTCCTGCTCTCTGCCACCCTCGGGACCTGTCCCTTGACCGTCCCATCCCAGCGAGGCTGGCACATCAGCGAGGAGCAGAGAAGGAAGCCAGGGCCATGCACTCCCAGCTCCCCCAACCTTCCCCACcctgagccccgcccccaccccagctctgctCCTGGATAAGTGCCACTGAGGCCCCGTCCACCCGGGGGTCTGGAGGGGGCGGAGCTAAAGGTGGGCAAAGGGAACCACAAAAGCGCGgtagggggcggggtggggggcgtgaGGGCTACGCTCCATGCGCCAGACGCGGGAAGGGACACAGACTAACACCAAAAACCGCCAACACACAACCAGAAGGGACAGACAGAGCCACTGCCAACCAGAAGGGGTCCCTGTGTGCTCGTGCGTGTACACGTGTGTGCTTACTATGCATGCGTGTGCGTGCTTCCATGTATGTGCGCGCACTTGTGTGAACGTGAGTGTGCCCTTATGTGCACACGAGTGGGGGATGCGGAACACAGCTGAGGTGGCCTCAAACAAGGGCAGCAGTCAGAAAAGCCAacaagatgggagggaggcctcCTTCCTAGAGGGGCGTCTGCTTGACCACCATGTGAGCAGGAACGGCCCCAGAGGAGCTCAGAAGGCACCTTGAGAGCAGCAGCGTGGGTGCCCGAGCCGGAGGGGTGCAGCCACATGGACACTGGGCAAAGACACTGGGGCCAGGTTGCGGCTGGCAGGACAGTGACCCGGGCACAGGCCACACGAGCCTCATGGGCAAAGCCTCCTTCCAGGCTCCAGAGTGAGGAGGGCCGCCAGCCCCCCCAGAAGTGCCACTTGAAGCCACTGCCCCTTCCCCAGCTGCCTTCCTCACCCACAGCTGCCCTGATCGCCTGTCAGGACTCGGGGATCTGTCCTGTCTGTCGCAGGAAGCAGGAGGGGTCAGGCTTGCATCAGCCATGGGGCAGCCTCCTCATGCTCCAGTGGGCATCATGCTTGATCatgcggggggaggggggtggcggTTGGGGGGGACGAAGGGCCCTCAGACTCCAAGCAGACACTGTGGGGACAGAGCGGGAGGAGGGCTGTCTGGTGTTCAAGTGTCCACACAGTCCAGGCACGGGCGCTCAGCGCCTTCACCCCTGCCACATGACGGGCTGTCCACCTGGCTGCTGCCCTGGAAGCCTCAGCCCAGGGTCggcctggagctgctgctggTGGGTGCTCCCTGTACCACCCCCTCCCCTGGGCCTCTGGTGAGGAGCTGGGCTTAACCCTTCGTGCCCAGTCGGCCCTTCGGCCCCTTCTCTGTGGGAGTCTGCATGTCCTCTGGCTGCAGTGGTCCGGGAGGCCTGGGGGCTCCTAGGGCTGGCAGGGCCTTCTCAGCCTCTGTGCCCTGCAGCGATGCCGGAAGGGCGGGCTGCTGCCTCGGGGCACAGCTTCCTTGGGGCTGTCCTCCATGTCCTCTTTGCGGGACACAGGAAGGACAGGGTATGCGACAAACACTGTCTGGGCTGCCCTGGGTCAGGCCTTCTCCCCCCGAAACTCCTTTCTTATAGGAGAGCTGCCAGGCTGGGATGCTGAGTACACTGACCCCCGGCCTTATGCAGAGAAACCCCAGCACACAGGAGTCAGACACCCCACTCGCTCCATTGGCCCAGCGGCCAGCATCCTTGCTGGCCTTCAGGACACCCCTGGTCCTCTCTGCCAGCACCCCATATCCCTGCCCTGGGTGCTGCTCTCACAGACCTACTAGGGGCATCACAGCCATCATTTCAACCGTCCAGGGGAACAGGAAGGCTCCCATGTCTGAATTCACCACCAATGACCCTGCTCCTGCTGCCTAACACCTAACTGCCCTCGTACTCCACTCCTCTTTGACCAGGACCACCTCCTACAGGAACCCTGACTGTGGTGACAACTGGACACAAAGCCCAGGGTTCTGGGGAACCCCTGGGCGCCCCACTCAGGTTGGGGCCTTTCCTAGTCACTCTTCACCAGAGTCTAGAGGCCAGAGGACTGGCTTGGTCCATAAGCGGCACAGAGTGACCCACCGGCAGTGGTGCTGGGAGCCTGCATTGGTGCTCGGGCAGAGCCCCCGCAAGGCAGGCCCTCACGTCTGAATGCATCTGGtccctggggggctgccatctactTGTGCCCGGGGAGTGCCCCACAGCAGTCACACAGGTGTCACACGGCCTCCCCAGGACCATGCCAAGAGGAGCAGCTCAAGGGCCCCTGACCCAGCCTCCCGGGGCCTCAGAGGACGTCGCTTTGTCAAGGACAGGAACAACTCCATATCCTGTCGAGCAGAGAGGGTGCTGCCGTCATGTGGCTGGAGCGAAGGGGACTGGCATTCCACACAGACAGGCGGGGCGTGTCCTGACCTAGGTGAGTACTGGGGTGACTCTCTCGGAGGGGCCGTGGGTCCTTTGCTGGGGTACTTCTTGTGCCGGGGAGTtgaagggggtggggggcccaCAATCATATCTATCCTGGCGAGTAAACAAGAAAAGAGACACCGGGAAAATGCATCGTGAAGCAACATGTGGGGGGCAGCAGGAACTTGCAGAGACAAAAGGAACGACCTGCTGAAGGCCGCCCCGACCCTGGAGCGCAAGGACTCTGAGCTCCAGGACCTCGGCACCGGGCGGGTCCACAAGCTCGTGGCCCTTTCTGCCCAGGCCAGTGTCCACATGCACAGGACACAAGGCAGCTGGCAGCAAAGTGCCAAGGGTCCCAGGAAGGACATGAAGGCCCTGCCAGTGAGCGACAGACATCCAGCTCCTGCGGGGTGGGTCTGTCTCATCTGTTTTCCAGAcggaaagggagggagaggagaccatctaggacagaagagcctggtgaacAAAACAGCTGCTGTGACGGGTAGAGGTGGGCCAGCCACTGGGACCTGGGGCGGCCTCTCGCTCACACTTGCACACATGTGAACACACGTACACGCTCACACACTGCACATACCTGCATGTTTACATGCACTGGCACATGTCCACACACCTGTGTACACATGCACTCTCACACGTACACAACTGCATGGGCACAGACGTTCGCACAAACACACAGGTCTACTCAATGCTCGAGGAGGACACTGAGCGGCTGACCTCCTGGCCCAAGCCTGTGGACAGGAAGGGGTCAACCCCTGGCCCCACCCTAAGGGAGAGCTGGAGGCCTAGATGGACCCCTCCCCTGGAATCTCAAGCAGAACCGGGCGGACACCACCTGCCATGGGGCCAGAGGCTGGGCTGACCCCCAGTGCTGCTGCGACCATCCAGACCCCTCCATGGCCAGGGCCCAGGCTTCAGGGCCAGAGAACTGGCAGCAGCCTCAGGGGAGGGGCCTGGCCAGCGGAGGGTGAGGCCCACGCCAGGATAGACCCACGCCAGCCATGGCATCACGGGCACCACAGACACGTGTGCTCGTTTGTGTAGACAGTGCGTGCTTCTGAGCACATGTGTActcagtgtgcatgtgtgtgtgctggccTATGGGACATGTGTGTGGACATGCGGCTTAGGAAACAGTTATTTGTGTATACATGTGCCAACACGGATGTGCATGTCGGAGTAGACATagttctgtgtgcatgtgtgtcctGGGTCCTCACTGTGTCTGTGTACATGCATGTACGACTGACTCCTGGAGTGAACAAGCCAGAGACGGCAGTTCCCACGTGTGCACTGCCCCGGCCACACCAGGCACCTCTCCAGCCCCATCGCCTACTCTGGCCATAGGAATCCCTCTGCATGAGGGGAGGGAGAACCTGCCCTCCCATTCTGGAGGAAGAGGTGCCACATGGCCTAACTGCTGCCCATCAGGCCCACAGAAACCTGCCCCTTCACCTCTCAACAGAACTAAGCTCCCCAGCTCACGTGGGCACACATACATGCAAGGACACacgacacacacagatacatgcgTACACCCACACACTTCTGCCAAACATGTGTTGCACtcgtgtgcacacatgcacatgcatgcactttacacatacacacgtgtgcacacgtgtgcctAAGGTCTGCACACACGTGAGTACACGTGTGCATTCACACAcgtgcatgtgcacacatacatacatacacgttTGCCCATCATGGCaagggcagagagaagagagagacaacAGAAAGATTCAAAAACAGACCACATGAGGACACGGCAGAAAGCCCACATGGGGCTGACGTGGGGCCAGAGAGGAAGGGCCCAGACGTGGCAGCAAGCAGGGCCAGCCACTGTGTCTGCAGCCGCATCTGCCACCACACCTCTGCCGGGAACGGGCAGCCCGCACTGCACCGGTCCCCGAACAGCACCCGGGTTTGGCCCAGAGGACCCGGCTCCGCACCCCAGGGCAGGGTGGGCCCTCTTGCCTGGACTGCAGGTTTTTGATGCGGGACAGCATGTCTAGGTGGCCGGCTGAGTACTGCTCAATCACGTCCATCACATCGTAGGGCCGCAGGCTCTCCTTGAACTTCCGCTTGGACACCAGGAACCGCATGACACTGGAGGGGTCAGAGGAGGGGCTGTGAGCCCTGGGCAGAGACCACCAAAGGCAGCCCCCAACGATCACCTAGCTGTGGCCCTCCCAGAATCTCTAGCCCTATTATCTGGGACACCCACGCCCCGTACTCCCTCCACCTTTGGGCCTAGCTGTGCCGAGGACCCTTGTCCAGTCAGGAACCCCCGTGCAGCACAGCTCCTGCTGTCCATGGCACCTGGCACCCGGGTGCAGGCGATGGCCATGACAGCAGGTGCCTTGTGAGCGGCAGGGCCCGGGCTGAAGGGGTGTCGGCCGCAAGGCATCCCCCTGGAGCCGTGTCTTCACACCCGCTCCCCAGGCCCCATGTGCACAGATGGCTCCGTGAGAGGCAGCCAGGTCCTCACCACACGGCCCGGATGCTGACTTTGAGGCCTGGGGTCAGATCCTCTGTCACAAACTCGCAGTTGCAGCTCTTATTATCGTCCACGATGTCCTCCCCTGGGAGACTTGCTTCTGGGTGGAAGGACACAGCCCGTGAGGGGCCGGGCAGCACCCGGCGCTGCGGGGCCTGGTGCTCTGGCCCTGCAGCGCTCCAGTCCCCACTCCTGCCTTCTCAGCCTGCTTCCCTCTACTGTGCTTTTCGGGGAGCGGCCACCATGAGAGTATAAGAGGGCATCACTGTGCATGGACGGATGGGCAAAACGTGGTATGTCCACACACAGGACCTGGGGAATGTCTGCCCTAAGAGCAGGGCTGTGCCGTCACCAGTACCGTGGGTGAGCATGGAGCTTGTGATGCAGGACAAGCCCGTGCAGCCCCACCTCCCAGAGCCTCAGGACAGCAGGCCTCCACCCCCGGGGCTGCCCAACCCACCTTCTGAGTTCTGCCTCGAAGCAGCACCCCTGGCCCGGAATGCCTGCCGGGCGCGGCCACGTTCCCCGAAGCTCCAGCTCTTGGGCACCTTGCTTGGACTGTCCTCCAGGCTCTGGTCGGCGCTGGGTGACCGGCGGACGGTCTGGGCCTGAGGGGACCCCTTGCCCTTGGCAGCCACGCCGCGGGGGCTGGAGAAGACACGGTCTTTCAAACTGACCTTCTGACTGCTCCCGCAAGAACcaacagacagacacacagaaagacaGCAAGAGAGGTCACCCTGCAAAGAACACTCCAGCCCACTGGCTGCTGGTGGGTGGATGGGGCGCCGAGGCcatggggatggggaaggagggttGCCCGGGTGAGTGGAGACGGGTCAGCCCTACCACAGACTCCCGGGGCCCACTGGGTGCTCAGCCTGGCCGGGGACCGGTCAGTGGACTCTGAAATCACTTTCAGTTACCACCCAAAGGTGCCTGAGCTCTTGCCACACTGTCCGGCCAGGCCTCCTTCTCCAAACGTCCTGGGCACCTCCTGAGGGTGGCCCCAGGTCAGGAGGGTGAGGTCTGCAGCTGACCCCTGGGCCCCTCTGCCCAACCCTGGGGAGCTGCCTGGAGGAAGAGTTataggggagggggaggggaagcagcACGGAGGGCAAGGGTCTGCCCACCCCTTCTACCCAGGGCGGCACAGGCTCCCCCAAACAGGACCCATCCAGGAATAGAACATTCACGCTCTGGAGAACACTTGGGGTGCCAGCCGAGCCCTGGCCAGAGGCCGCAGGGAGGGGGCAACCATGGCCATCCAGCTGCAGCCCCATAATGGGCTCCCTGCCCTCATCTCTTGGTAACCACGGAGATGGATCTGACACCCCGAGTTTGTCGGTTCTAACATCCTCCAGGCCTCAGGCAGGAGACAAAAGCAGTTGTGGTATTTACAGGTCAGGCCCAGGGCCAGGCGGCCACTCACTTCCTCCCACAGACCACCATCTGCCTGGAGGAGAGCGAAGTCCCTGTGAACTGTGAACCCATTCATGCCACCACACTGAGGGGCCACCGGACCTCCTGGAGTGGCCTCTGCACTGCCCTGGGTCCCAGGGCCTGGGGCCAGCCCACACGGGCCCCTGGCAGAGCCTCTGCTGCCCCTGGGAAGCGACCACCACAGCTGATCCCTCAAACAGTGCCAGCCCCATCACAGATGCCCCAGGTCAGCCACCTCCACTGACCCAAGGGGGACCCACAGCTGACACAGCGTCAGACGGCGCAGAGATGATGGGCCATGGACAAGAGAAGGCCCATGGCCTGGTCCACCCAGCCCAGACACTGCAGTCCAAGCTGGTGCCCCCACCTTGCCCCCAGCCAGCTGAGACCCTCTGTGCTAGTTCTCAGGCCTGAGGCACGGAGCCCACTCGGAGGGGAGGTTCCCCCAGAGACTCTGGGTGCCCAGGGTCCCCTTGAGCACAGGAGCCAGGGCATTTGCTTGCTCAGGACACTAGCCCCAAGCCTGTAACTGCTGTGCCCGGCATGAGGCCAAGACAGGGGTGGGGGGCCGAGGGACCCCCGGAGCCAAGGCATGGGGGCCAGTGTGCAGATAATCTTCGTCATTCCCAAAGGAGACCACCAGGTGGTCCAGGAGAACCAAGAAGCAAGGGCCCCGCCAAGCCCTTGATGGGGACCCCCAGCTGGACTTGCTGTCCTGTACATACCAGGGGTCCCTGGAACTTGACCCCACGCAGCTGACTGCGAGGACAGAGCCACAGGAAGGAGCCTTCCCTGGCCTCGCCCTGGCCCCGCCGTCCCATCCCTGACTCTCAGACTGCTCAGACCTCAGAGAAGCGCCCTGCTGGGGGACCATGGGTGGTGGTCTGGACTTTCTCAGTTATCACAACTCAGAGTCACAGGCACGCAGCCCCCCAGCCACCCTGATCCTTCGTCAACTCCAGGTGCTCGAGTGCCGACAGTCCTGCAGGAGTCAAGAGAGGCTCTCCCTCACCTCACAAGCCAAGGATGGAAGCAAACGCAGGGTGGGGCTCTGGACGCCTGCCcccaaggaaggagagggaggctaGCCCACCCTCCGAGTGAAGGGCATTTACACGGGGCCAGGGAGCAAGCTCAGGAAGGTCTAGGGGAGAAAGCAAGGCCCAGCCTCTCCTCTCCTGCCTgccaccacccccatcccccatccaGGGCAAACTCCCCAAAAGAGAAGCAAGCCATCAACAAGGATAAGCGAGGGGGCGCCCCGGCTGAGTGCCGCTATACCCTAGTCTGTGCGGCCAGGGCCCAGCTTGGAGGGAGAGGGCCAGCATCCACCGAGAGAACCGTCTGGCCCACGGCTGGACCTTGGATGCCCAGGGAAGGTGAGGAAGATGAGGGGAGAGTTGTGAAACACACATAGCGGGGCCGAGCACGGCCTGGGCCCCTGGACCGGCCATGGACACCTCTGGCCCTTCCGGTTCCCAGGCAGCCTGACCACAGCCCCCGACCTGAAAGGCCAGCCCCCTGGACACAAGCTCTGGGCAAGCAGGACAGCTTCTGCTGGGACCCCAAATCTCCCCTCCAAGGGCTGcaagagccccccacccccgcaggcCTACTTCAGAACACACAGGCAGCACGGCAGGTGCGGGGGGGTCTACCCTCCGAGCCCCTCTCCGGGGGAGCAGGATTCGGAGCATGCATGGATGCAGGTGTGCAGGCATGCCGCCCTGGAACCCCAACCTGCTGCCCGGCCCCTCCCCACGCCCACCGCTCAACATCCCTGCTTCCGGGGCCAGCTCGGACCACATGCACACGATGACTGGTGAGTGCAGCTGCCAGCACCTGCGGGCCGCACGGGGCAGGGTGGGGCGGGCAGCAGGGGGCCCAGAGCAAGCAGGAGGACAGACACTTCCACATCCCCGAGAGCAGACAGGGCACAGAGAGAGGAAACGTCCCGGCAGTCAGGGAGCCCACTGGGCAAAGGTCGGCCCTTCCACCGTCCCGTTTCCAGTCTGCCCTAAACCAGGCCTGTACGTGGGAGGAGGGAGCCGCGGACCTCGGGCTTTCTGGTGCATTTGGTGTGCCAGGACCACAGGGAGCCCGGCACACACAGGACAGAGCCGCCTCCCGCAGGCGGGCAGCGGGTGGAGGGCAGCGCCCTCCCTTGCGTAGTAGAGGTGCTAGATGGCCCAGCCATGCGGAAGTCTCGCAGGAGAGCAATCAGACCCCGGAAGGCGCGCTTTGCGGGTTCAGACCCCCTGGCCGGCCCCTCTCCTGCTTGGAGCACAGCATCGTTGGGGCATCGTTTGGCTTGGGGCGAAGGAAGGGCGTTAGCGCCGTGGCCCTGTCGCCCAGGA
The Bos indicus x Bos taurus breed Angus x Brahman F1 hybrid chromosome 13, Bos_hybrid_MaternalHap_v2.0, whole genome shotgun sequence genome window above contains:
- the KCNQ2 gene encoding potassium voltage-gated channel subfamily KQT member 2 isoform X2 translates to MVQKSRNGGVYPGPSGEKKLKVGFVGLDPGAPDSTRDGALLIAGSEAPKRGSILSKPRAGGAGAGKPPKRNAFYRKLQNFLYNVLERPRGWAFIYHAYVFLLVFSCLVLSVFSTIKEYEKSSEGALYILEIVTIVVFGVEYFVRIWAAGCCCRYRGWRGRLKFARKPFCVIDIMVLIASIAVLAAGSQGNVFATSALRSLRFLQILRMIRMDRRGGTWKLLGSVVYAHSKELVTAWYIGFLCLILASFLVYLAEKGENDHFDTYADALWWGLITLTTIGYGDKYPQTWNGRLLAATFTLIGVSFFALPAGILGSGFALKVQEQHRQKHFEKRRNPAAGLIQSAWRFYATNLSRTDLHSTWQYYERTVTVPMYSSQTQTYGASRLIPPLNQLELLRNLKSKSGLTFRKEPQPEPSPSKGRRCAESLCGCCPGHASQKVSLKDRVFSSPRGVAAKGKGSPQAQTVRRSPSADQSLEDSPSKVPKSWSFGERGRARQAFRARGAASRQNSEASLPGEDIVDDNKSCNCEFVTEDLTPGLKVSIRAVCVMRFLVSKRKFKESLRPYDVMDVIEQYSAGHLDMLSRIKNLQSRIDMIVGPPPPSTPRHKKYPSKGPTAPPRESPQYSPRVDQIVGRGPTMADKDRGKGPAEAELPEDPSMMGRLGKVEKQVLSMEKKLDFLVNIYMQRMGVPPTETEAYFGAKEPEPAPPYHSPEDSRDHGGRSGCIIKLVRSTSSVGQKNFAAPPPAPPAQCPPSTSWQQQCYPRPGHGTSPVGDHSSLVRIPPPPAHERSLSAYSGGHRASTEFLRPEDAPACRPHEGALRDSDTSISIPSVDHEELERSFSGFSISQSKENLDALNSCYAAVAPCAKVRPYIAEGESDTDSDLCTPCGPPPRSATGEGPFGDMGWAGPRK